The Chitinophagales bacterium genomic sequence CCCTTTACAGATGCTACTACATATAATGAGACCTATGGTGGCGGCCGCTACCTCGACCTTTCATTACAGGATGTGCATGACGGCACTATCGAGCTCGATTTCAATAAATGCTACAACCCATGGTGTGCTTTTGCATCAGGTTATTCCTGCCCCATCCCGCCCAAAGAGAACCGCTTGAGCGTGGCCATCCCTGCCGGCGAAATGAATTTCGGGAAAGTGGTGGAGCATTAAGTATAAAAAACAATAAAGCCGGGACGAGCCCGGCTTTATCATCAATATTTGGATCAGGTATCTATTAGAATGATACCAGTTTCTCAGTATAGTTCATATTACCTGCAGACAGGTGTACCATATAAACACCTTTCACTTTTATAGCAGAAGCAGGTATCTCAATTGTGTTGATGTCACCGTTCAGTTGGTGCTGTGTAGTATACACTACTTTACCTGTTACATCTGTAACCAGTACCTGTGCCATCTCCCTTGACGAAGACCTGATAACCAGCTGAGAGCTACCATTGGTTGGGTTCGGAGCCAGTGCTATGTTCCTGGTATCATTCAGCAGGGTATTAACACCCAGTTTGTACGGGCTGATGTTGATACGGTCAATATAGAAGTTGTTACCGGTTCCGGGCAGTGTTAAAGATGCACTGTTGTTGATATCATCAACACCAGGGTGGTAGCGGAAACGGAAGAACACTTTGTCTTTCCTTGCGCTCATTGGTATGTCGTAGCTCTTAAGATCCCAGTCGCCGAAATAAAGCGGAGCATATTCTATAGCTACATAACCTTTGTTAGCAATATCGCCTTTGGTCAAAGTAGCCAGTTTCTGCCAGTTCTGACCGCAATCCAGTGAGTAGCTGATCTCAAGTGTATCTTTCATCAACCTACTGTCAGATACCCTGAAAGCACCGGAAGAAAGGAAGTTCAGCCTGCACTCAGTAGAAGTCATACCGCTAAGGTCAAATGCTGGCGTAAAGAAGTCGTCAAAATCACCTTTTGGCGTTCCTACATAATAAGCCGGGAAAGCCCTTTTATCATATCCTGAGTAAGTGATACATGTGTTATCGTAGTAACCTGCATTTTTATCCAGGTGCCACTTATTCTCATTATTATAATAGTTGAATATAGGCCATTTCTCTACAGAGTTATTTGCATCATTCTGGTCAAACTCCATGAAATAACCATCGAGAGGGTTGATCTTATTTACTTCATCGGCAGCATAAACCAATGATTTGAACTCTATAGTAGAATCACCTGTATTATTACCTGTTGCTTTCAGGGTAACGTCAACCCATCCCGGATCACCAAATGAGTTATTAACCTCTGTAGTCAATCCCAGGTTTGTTTGGTTTATTGTAGGGTTGGTAGCGTTATTGCTGAATGTCCATTCAACCGATGAGATAGTGTCTCTCCAGCTCCTTTGTTTGAAGGCAAACTTACTGCTTGCACAAAGGAAGTATGAACGATCCTGACCTAAGCTGCTTGCTCTTTCAACAGATACATCGGGAATTGGTTTAAGGTCATTCTTTACACCATAAGTACCACCAATTTTGTCAAGGATACCTGTTCTTACGTGCGTAGTATCGCTTACAAGTTTATTCCTGTTACCAACGTTGCTGGCCAATGTGGCGCGCATACGTTGAACCTGTTGTTTGGTAAACATCTTAGGACAATCTGCGTAATCCATGATATTTTGAGTATTAACAGTATCAGGATAGTCAATACAGTTTTTGATGTAGCCATACCTGATAGTCAGCTCGTATAATAAGTTATACCTGCCATCGCTTGTATCGTTTCTAACATCAATGATACAAGGAATATTTTTCACATAAGGAGCTCCACCTACAGCGTCATTTTTCAGACCTGGATTTTTAGTAACTGTCAGCCTGTATGTAGTATCAGGTATTACTTTATAACCTAAGGTTACAACCTGCTCGCCGCTATCTGTAGTTGTCAAAGCATCGTACCTGACAGACCAATTGTACAAATAATTATAACGGCCTTTGTAAGATGTTGCATTTGTACCCTGATCCTGGTTGGTTGTGTCAACAAATTCTGTAAAGCTGATAGCACCATCGATTGTCCTGAATTTTTTCAACTGGTTTGCGCTGTTGCTGTTGATACTATCCAGAGTTGATTTTACAAGGGTATCCGATTTCAGTCCCGGGTTTTTTACTACCTGCAACACATAACCTGCAGCATTAGGAACAAATGCGCTGAATGGTATCACCTGTGCACCTGTATTTGTCGTTGTCTTTCCTTTAAACATCTTCAACGTATCTCCGTTCTGTTTCGTCAGCAATACAACTATGCTGTCGCCAATAGTATTCGGATAAACATTGAAAGAGTCAATCCATAAATGTTTTGAAGCAGTAAATGTAATAGATGATCTGTCCTTTGCAGTGTAATTTGTAACTATATTAGCACTTCCGAGCATATCAATACCAACGGTACCTGTCTTGGTCTTATACACGTCCGTTACATTGAACACACCAGAGCTATTTTGCTTGTAGTGTGTTATCTCAAATTCCTGTCCGATGCTTGCTGGGTATATCTTAACTGATTGTATAGACAGGTTGGTACGTGGCAGGTAGTCTATACCTTTGTTTCCATTATCTACAACCGGGGTAGCCAAAGGATCTATCTTTATTTTAGACAAGCTGGTTACATTGTTAGTACATGAAGTGTCATACAAACTTGCATTATTACAAGAACCTGACGCAGTTGCACCATATGGGTCTCCATTGCTGAAGTGACCAGTAGTTGGAGGAGTATCGTCTACCTCATCATCACCTGTACAATTTGTAGCCACGGCAATATTACCCCACGTGTGATACAGTCCAAGTATGTGTCCAATTTCGTGCGGAATAGTTTTGTTCTTAAGCATACTGCCGGCGCTTGTTATAATACCATCAGGGTAAGGAAAAGCAGCAGCACTTGACGGGAATACTGCGTAAGCCGCAACTACGCCATTAGAGATTCCCCTGCCTATCTTGGCAATTGTCCAGATATTAAGGTAAGATGATGGATCCCACTGGTCAAATTTAGCCTGGTCGTCGCCGCCATTTGTCAGGTAAGACCTGCGGTGAGTGATACCAGTAGTAGGCCTGCCTTGCGGATCTTTTGTAGCCAGGTGAAACATAACTTTTGGATTGCCAATATAACTCTTGAAAGGAGCTATCACATCAGCAGTATCCGAATTATGTTTCAGGTATATCTCATTGATCTGATCAATAAGTTTAAAGACATCGTTATCTGACACATAGTCTACACTACCGTAATCGTGTATCACGTGTACAACTACCGGGATATGCAACAGATCATCCGGGCCAAATTCTGTTCCTTTAGCACGAGCCCTGTCAAGGTTCATAGAATTCATGCCCTCAGCAATGAACTGGTTCAGTTGTTTTTCATACTGCTCTATCTGAGGATATGCTTTCTTGTAAGTATCGTTGGCCTCAACCGTGGTACACGGCAATTGTGCTTTGGCGACACCCAAATACATCAGCACAACAGGTAGTAATGAAAATACTTTTCTTATCATGTTAAAAATTATTGTGTACTATGTTTAAAACAATGGTCTCAAAGATAGATATTCCTGTTAAAAAATTGCAAAGTTTTTTGTCATGAGAATCTCGTTTTTATGTCATAAAACATGCTGTTTTCAAACCTTTTAATGCTACAATGCAGCAAAAACAAGTGTTATATCCATAAAGCTGTATTGTCACATGTCCGTAGAAACACATTTGAATTATTCATTACATAAAAAATGTTAGCCGAAAAGTACGTTCTACCGGTTACCAATCCGGGTAAAACTGATACTTCATGTGGAAAATAAATCAGCTAATTTAAATGTAGATTTTTACACTATACCTTTATCTGCTTATAACTATAGCATATCTTCCTGGTAGGCCAGATTTTTAAAATATTCTACATCTCTCAAGAG encodes the following:
- a CDS encoding T9SS type A sorting domain-containing protein — translated: MIRKVFSLLPVVLMYLGVAKAQLPCTTVEANDTYKKAYPQIEQYEKQLNQFIAEGMNSMNLDRARAKGTEFGPDDLLHIPVVVHVIHDYGSVDYVSDNDVFKLIDQINEIYLKHNSDTADVIAPFKSYIGNPKVMFHLATKDPQGRPTTGITHRRSYLTNGGDDQAKFDQWDPSSYLNIWTIAKIGRGISNGVVAAYAVFPSSAAAFPYPDGIITSAGSMLKNKTIPHEIGHILGLYHTWGNIAVATNCTGDDEVDDTPPTTGHFSNGDPYGATASGSCNNASLYDTSCTNNVTSLSKIKIDPLATPVVDNGNKGIDYLPRTNLSIQSVKIYPASIGQEFEITHYKQNSSGVFNVTDVYKTKTGTVGIDMLGSANIVTNYTAKDRSSITFTASKHLWIDSFNVYPNTIGDSIVVLLTKQNGDTLKMFKGKTTTNTGAQVIPFSAFVPNAAGYVLQVVKNPGLKSDTLVKSTLDSINSNSANQLKKFRTIDGAISFTEFVDTTNQDQGTNATSYKGRYNYLYNWSVRYDALTTTDSGEQVVTLGYKVIPDTTYRLTVTKNPGLKNDAVGGAPYVKNIPCIIDVRNDTSDGRYNLLYELTIRYGYIKNCIDYPDTVNTQNIMDYADCPKMFTKQQVQRMRATLASNVGNRNKLVSDTTHVRTGILDKIGGTYGVKNDLKPIPDVSVERASSLGQDRSYFLCASSKFAFKQRSWRDTISSVEWTFSNNATNPTINQTNLGLTTEVNNSFGDPGWVDVTLKATGNNTGDSTIEFKSLVYAADEVNKINPLDGYFMEFDQNDANNSVEKWPIFNYYNNENKWHLDKNAGYYDNTCITYSGYDKRAFPAYYVGTPKGDFDDFFTPAFDLSGMTSTECRLNFLSSGAFRVSDSRLMKDTLEISYSLDCGQNWQKLATLTKGDIANKGYVAIEYAPLYFGDWDLKSYDIPMSARKDKVFFRFRYHPGVDDINNSASLTLPGTGNNFYIDRINISPYKLGVNTLLNDTRNIALAPNPTNGSSQLVIRSSSREMAQVLVTDVTGKVVYTTQHQLNGDINTIEIPASAIKVKGVYMVHLSAGNMNYTEKLVSF